A segment of the Bacillus licheniformis DSM 13 = ATCC 14580 genome:
TGATGGTGAGTCCCGACTGTACTTCACGGTTGACGTCCCGGAACATGTCCAGCGACTTTCCGATTTCATTGACGATTTCCTGAATGAGCGCTTCAATTTCTTTTGCCGATGACGCGGATTGCTCAGCCAGTTTGCGCACTTCTTCGGCAACTACAGAAAACCCTCTTCCGGCTTCACCGGCTCTTGCTGCTTCAATTGCCGCGTTCAACGCGAGCAAATTCGTCTGGTCTGCGATGCCGTTGATCACCCGCAGGATCGCCGTAATGTCTTTTGATTTGCTCTCAAGTCCTTTCACGACGGATTCCGCCTGTTTAACGGAATGATCGATGGAATTCATCTGTCCGACCGTTTTTTGAACAAGCTCTCCGCCTGTACCGGCAATGTCCGTCGATTGAATGGATGATTCTGTAATCGATGCTGAGACTTTGGACATTTCATGCAATCGGCTGTTCATGTCAGTCAGCTGCTGCGCACTGATTTCCACTTTCTCATTTTGGCTTTCATTTCCGTTTGAAAATTGTTCGATCGCAGATGTAATATGTTCTGTCGCCTTGCTTGTCTGATCCGCGCTCGCGGTCAGCTGCTCTGACGAAGAAGCAACGTTTTCAACCGATGTCTGAATGACGCTGATTAAAGAGCTCAGCGATTCAGCCATATCGTTGAAGCTTGTTCCGAGCTGTCCGATTTCATCTTTTGAGCGGACAGTGATTTTTTGCGTCAGATCGCCGCCGCTGATGCTTTTCGCAGAGGAAACGAGTTCGCGGAGCGGCCCTGTGATCGATCTGATGATGAGAATCATGAGAAGCACGCCAATGATGATGCTGGCGCCCAACGTAATCAGAGCGGCATTCAGCACAGGCTGTGAGGCTTCTTTTAATTCAGTGATATACATGGTTCCGCCGATTTTCCAGCCGGTCAGCTTGTTGGTCGCGAAAGCCATCTGCTTTTCGCCGTCAAGCGTGTATTTGAATGTTCCTTTGTCATTCGCATATACCTTTTCCGCCCAGCTGCCTTCGACATCTGTGCCCGCATCATGTTTCGGGTGGGCGACAAACTTTTTATCAGCGCTCGTGATAAAGGCAAAGCCTTTTTTCCCGATGGTTACGCGTTCTGTCGCTTTAATGAGCTCTTCGATTTTCATATTGACGGCGACAACGCCGGAGCCGTCCTCATGCATCTTGGCGATGGTGATAACCACCGTTCCGGTTGACGCCGTTTTGTAGGGGTCTGTGATAACGACTTCGCCCTTGTGTTCAGCGGCTTTTTTATACCAGTCCCGCTCTACCGGATTATATCCGCTCGGCATCTTTTGATCCGGGTAGCGGATGAACTTCCCGTCCTTTGAACCGGTAAAGATCCCTTCAACATCGGGATGAAGCTTGGCGAACTGTTCGAATTTCACTTTTAAAGCGTCGCTTTCTTTCCCTGTAAAAGAGTTTTCTTTAATGAACCCGCTGAAATAAGACATGGCGTTTGTTTTCTGGCTGATATTCTGATTGATGATTTCATTCAACTGGTTAACGTTTTCGCGCGCATTGTCCATGATTTCTCCGTCAAGCGTACTGCTTGCCGTTTGATACGCACTATAGGAAAGGACGATGATTGGAACGGTTAAAATAAGCAAGAATGAAAGAATTAATTTCTTTGCAATGGAGGGACGCTTCACCCAATTGACAATCTTTGACATAGAATTGTTGACTCCTCTTTTCTGTTATATCCCTAATATCGGATTCTTTTAAAAGTTTTTATATGCATTTTATAACTTTTTATAGTCTAAAATAACTAAAAAAACATCCGGAGGAAAACCGGATGTTTTAAAGCTATTCAATCTTAAATTTCTGTGTCAAATCACGCAGTTCTTCAGCCAGCTCCGCCAATGTCGTGGAGGAGGCGCTGATCTCTTCCATGGAGGCAAGCTGCTCCTCGGCTGAAGCAGCGATGTCCTGAATGCTTGCCGAACTTTCTCTCGATACATCAGCGATTTCTTCGACCGCGCCCGCGACTTGGCGGGAACCTTGCGTCAATTGCTCGACAGCGGCATTCATGGTCTGCAGCTTTCCTGCGATATCATTGGTCATATCGTAAATCGTTTTGAAGCTTGTCTCTGTTTCATCGGTGATTCGAAGTCCTGACTGTACTTCATGATTGACCGATTTGAACATGTTCAAAGAGTTGTCGATCTCCTTGACGATTTCCTGAATTAAATGTTCAATTTCCTTCGCCGAGTCGGCGGATTGTGCGGCGAGCTTCCTGACTTCTTCAGCCACTACCGAGAAGCCGCGGCCCGATTCCCCGGCCCTTGCCGCTTCGATCGCGGCATTGAGCGCCAGCAGATTCGTTTGATCGGCGATTCCGTTAATCACGCGCAAAATGCTTGTGATATCTTTGGATTTGGCTTCAAGTCCTTTGACGACCGCTTCCGCTTGCTTGACAGACCGATCGATCGAGTTCATTTGGCCGACCGTCTTTTGAACAAGCTCTTCTCCTTTGCCGGCAATCTCAGTCGATTTCAGCGACGCATCGGTAATCGCAGCTGATGTTTTTGACATGTCATATAACCCGTTGTTCATTTCATTCAGCTGATGCGAGCTCGCTTCCACTTTTTCTTTCTGGCTTTCATTTCCGTCGGAAAATTGTTCAATGGCCATTGTAATATGCTCAGTCGCTTTGCTTGTCTGCGCCGCGCTGGCATGAAGCTCTTCAGATGAAGAAGCTACATTGTCAACTGATGATTGGATGACGCTGATTAAAGATCTCAGCGATTCGGCCATTTCATTAAAGCTTGTACCGAGCTGACCGAATTCGTCTTTTGAACGGACTTCGATTTTTTGCGTCAAATCGCCTCCGCTGATGCTCTTTGCGGATGACACGAGCTCGCTTAACGGCTTGCTGATTCCGCGGATAATAAAGTAGATGAGAATGCCGCCGAGCACGATCGCCGCTGCCAAAATGATTATCGCCATGTGGAAGACGGGCTGGGCGGCCTCTGATATCTCATCTGTGAACATCGTTCCGCCGATTTTCCAGCCGGTCAGCTTGTTCGTCGTAAAAGCCATTTTCTTTTCTTTTCCTTCAAATGTATATTGAAAATCGCCTTTCTCACTGCCGTACATTTGTCCAACCCAGTCGCCTTTGCCTTCGGTTCCGGCTTCGATTGTCGGATGGGCAACATATTTTTTGTCATTGCTTGAAATAAACGCAAAGCCGCTTTTTCCGATGTTGACGCGCTCTGTCGCTTTGATAAGCTCATCGATTTTCATGTTGACGGCAACAACTCCTGAGCCGTCCTCCGTCTGCTTCGCAATCGTAATGACCATCGTTCCGGTTGACGCTGTTTTATAAGGGTTTGTGATGATCACCTTTCCTTTATTTTCAACGGCTTGCTTATACCAGTCCCTGTCCGCCGGGTTATAGCCTTTCGCCATTTTCTCGGCGGGATATCGGATGAACTTGCCGTCTTTTGAACCTGTGTAGATCGCTTCCACATCCTGATTCAGCTTGGCGTACTGCTCGAGTCTTTCTACGAGTGATGCGTTCTCTTTTTCTTGATAAAGCTTTTCATTTACCAAGCCGCTGAAAAAGGAGACGGCCTCCTCTTTCTCTCCGATATTCTGGTCTATGATCTCATTCAGCTGTTCGACATTATCGCGTGCGCTTCTCATGATTTCCGTTTCAAGAGAGCTTCCCGCCGTTTGGTACGCACTATAGGATAAGGCCAAAATCGGCAAAGTTAAAACCAATATAAAGCTGAAAAACAGCCTTTTTGAGATAGACGGACGTTTAAGCCAGTCCAATATCTTTTTCATTTAGTATAACTCCTTTAGCTTCTAGATTATGAAACTAATATCGGAGCTTTCATTTACTTTTGCATATTAAAAAACTTTAAAAAGTATTTCTGAAAATTCTTGAAGATAGAACTGAAAAAAGAGGCTGACCAGCAGCCTCTTTTCATCAAATCTTAAACTTTTTCGTTAAATCGCGCAGCTCTTCAGCCATCTGTTCGAGCGTTGCAGCGGATGAGCTGATTTCTTCCATGGAAGCCAGCTGTTCTTCCGCTGAAGCGGCGATGTCCTGAATGCCGGCAGAGCTTTCACGCGATACGTCGGCGATCTCTTCGACCGCATCGGATATTTCGTGAGAACCTGTTGATAAATGCTCTACGGCGGCATTCATCGTTTGCAGCTTGCCTGCGATTTCGTTTGTCATGTCGTAAATGTGTTTAAAACTAGATTCCGTTTCTTCGGTAATTTCGAGTCCTGACTGTACTTCCTGGTTGACCGATTTGAACATGTTGAGCGAATGTTCGATTTCCTTAACGATATCCTGAATCAGCGCTTCGATTTCTTTTGCCGATCCCGCTGATTGAGCCGCAAGCTTTCTGACTTCTTCAGCGACAACCGAGAAGCCTCTGCCTGATTCGCCGGCCCGCGCTGCCTCGATGGCGGCGTTCAGAGCTAATAAATTCGTTTGATCGGCGATTCCGTTTATGACGCGCAGGATCGCGGTGATATCTTTCGATTTCGCTTCAAGCCCTTTGACAACCTGTTCAGCCTGTTTGACAGACCTGTTGATCGAGTTCATCTGCCCGACGGTTTGTTGGACGAGCTCTCCGCCTGTTTCGGCAATTTCCGTCGATTTACCCGAGGATTCTGTAATCGATTCTGACACGCCTGCAATTTCATTCAGCTTCTCATTCATTTGGCTGAGCCGCTGTGAGCTTTCTTCGACTTTTTCGCTTTGACTTTCAGCGCCGCTTGAGAACCGCTCGATGGCTAATGTAATGTGCTCGGTCGCTTTGCTTGTCTGGTCCGCGCTTGCCGTCAGCTGCTCTGAAGAAGATGCCACATTGTCGACCGATTCTTGAATCGTGCTGATCAGCGAGCGCAACGAGTCAGCCATTTCGTTGAAGCTTGTGCCCAGCTGGCCGAATTCGTCTTTGGAGCGGACATCGATTTTTTGTGTCAGATCTCCTTCGCTGATGCTTTTTGCAGAAGAGACGAGTTGATTTAAAGGCTTGCTGATCGCGCGGACGATAAAGTAAACAAGGATTCCGCCCAGAATAATCGCGCCTGCCAATGTCATGACTGCCATGTGAAGCACGGGCTGGGCAGCGTCTTTAATCTCTGCTGTATTCATCTTTCCGCCGATTTTCCAACCGGTTAGTTTGTTTGTCGTGAAGACCGTTTTCTTTTCTTTGCCTTTTTCATTAAAGGTGAACAAGCCGCTCTCTTTGCTGAACATTTGCTCTGTCAGATCAGCTTCTGCTTCTGTGCCGGCTTTAATTTTCGGATGGGCGACATACGTTTTCCCCTCGCCGATGATGAATGCATATCCGGTTTTTCCGATGCTGATGCTGTTTGCCGATTTGATCAGCTTGTCAATGTTCAAGTCAAGGGCGACTACGCCAGAACCGTCTTTATTCTGCTTGGCGATCGTGACGACCATATGCCCCGTTGATGCAGACTCATAAGGTTCAGTTACAATCGTTTTCCCTTTTTCCTGGACAGCCTGTTTGTACCAGTCGCGTTCTACCGGGTCATACCCGTCGGGCAGTGGAGCATTCGGATATTGTGCGTAAACACTATCTTCCGATCCGGTGAAGACGAGTTCGACGTCGGGATTCTGTTTTGCAAACTGCTCAAACCGTTGTTTAATTGCAGTCTGGCCTTTCTCTTTGTACGCTTTTTGATCAATCCATTCGCTGAAATACGCAATGGAAGTCTCCTTGCTGCCGATATCTTGCTGAATAATGTCGTTCAGTTCATCGATATTGTCTTTCGCACTTCTCAAAATCTCATCCTCGAGCGTGCTGCTGGCCGTAAAATATGAAGTAACCGAAAGAACCAAGATCGGAATTGTTAAAATGAATATAAATGAGAAAATTAATTTTTTAGAAATAGAAGGACGTTTCGTCCAATTTAAAAGCTTTTTCATGTGTGATTCCCCTTTCTCTACTTTTATCGGAGACGGGGTCTATTTTTTAAATAAAAAAAGCGGAAAATTAGACCGTTTTCCTGCCCAAGCATCAGGCATACGCTAATAAAAAAGGAAAAGGGTGTATCCTATGATAAGTGTTTCGGGCTACCGGCTCCGTCCTGAGGATATCGAAAAACTGAATGTCAGTCAGACGCAGAGAGACATCGCAAACCGGATGCTGGCCATGCCGTCCGGATATAGATACGGTTCAATCTCAGAACTGTTATTTGAGCTGAGATTCAGAGAGCATACCGTCAAATCGGCCAGAGAGCTGATCAACAGCGGAGCGAAGTTTGCCACCTTTTCAAAGACATACGGGAATGAAGAGTTTTGGAGGGTGACGCCTGAGGGGGCTTTGGAGTTGAAGTACAGGGCACCGGCTTCAAAGGCGATTCGAAATATTTTTGAAAGCGGCCCTTCTTATGCTTTTGAGTGCGCGACTGCGATTGTCATCATTTTTTATATGGCGCTTCTCAAAACGATCGGCGACCAGACATTTGACCGGAATTATCAAAGGATCATTTTATACGATTGGCACTATGAGCGGCTGCCGATCTATACGGATAAAGGAAACGACTACCTTCCGGGAGACTGCCTGTATTTCAAGAACCCTGAATTCGATCCCTCAAGACCGCAGTGGCGCGGAGAAAATGCTATTTTACTTGAAAATAATCTCTATGCGGCACACGGCCTGGGGATCTTAAGCGGCGAAACAATCATTGAAAAACTGAACGGGCTGAGAAAGCCTCATGCACAGACGTCCGCCTATCTGCTTTCCCAAGTGACGCGGGTTGATATTCCGGCATTAATTCAAATGATCAGATAGCACATCGGCCGGCACAAGCTGATCCATCAGCTCCTTCACCGTCGTTTGCTCGACGGTGGCCCGCACGCTCTGTCCGGCCCACAATGACATGTTATCCGTATTCCCGTCAAGCTTCGCCTGTTTTCTCATCGGTTGCGTCAGCGTGTTTTGCAGAGGATAAGGCAGCGCTTCAGCTTCTTCCTGGCGTCTGTCTTCCATCCACTGATTGACGATGCCTCTTGCCGGCTTCCCCGAGAACAAACGGGTCAGGCTTGTGTCGGTTTCAACCGCTTCGAACAATTTTTGTTTGTAGGCAGGGTGTGTTCCGCTTTCTTCGCACGTCAAAAAAGCGGTACCGATTTGAACGCCCTGTGCGCCGAGGGCAAAAGCTGCAGCAACACCTCTTTTGTCAAAAATGCCGCCCGCTGCGATAACTGGAACCGACACATGATCTGCCGCTTGGGGAATTAAAGCCATCGAGCCGACAGCAGGCTCTCCCTTCGTTTTCAAGAAGGCTCCCCTGTGGCCGCCCGCTTCACTTCCTTGAACAATGATGACATCCATCCCCAGTTCTTCAAGCAGCACGGCTTCTTCAACTGAAACGGCGGTGCCCATTAAACAGCAATTTCGGTTTTTCAGTTCCTTGACGGCATCAGCCGGCGGAGGGCCAAACGTAAATGAAACGGCGCTGATTCCTTCTTTGAGAATGATTTCTATTTTCTCGTAAAAATCGTCCCAATCTTGTTTCTCATCTGTCACGGGTGAAGCCGACCGCGCCAAAGGTATCTTCTCTTGCCACCTTTCATATTCTTCCCGGGTGACGGTTTCCCGTTTTTCCGGAATGAAGAGGTTGACTTGAAATCCGGCTGATGTCAGCTTTTTCGTTTCCAGAATCTGTTGTTGAAGCACTTCCGGCGTCAAATAGCCGGATGCAAGGCTGCCTAAGCCGCCGCAGTCTGATACGGCGGCGGCGAGCCTTGGTGTTGTCGGCCCGCCCGCCATCGGCGCCTGGACCACAGGCTTTGACAAAGAGAGGCGTTCCATGAACTGATTCATTTTTATTTCCTCCTTTTAATCGGCTAAAATTTTAAAATAGCACGTCCGGTGCCTCGGGCCGTCGAACTCGCAGAAATATATGCCCTGCCAAGTCCCGAGGACAAGCCTGCCCCCTTCAATAATCATATGCTGCGATGCCCCGACCGTGCTCGCTTTCAAATGCGCCGCTGTATTCCCTTCCATATGGCGGTCAAGCTCATGTTCCCACGGATACACTTCATCGAATCTTCTCAGCATATCGCGTTTGACATCGGGGTCGGCATTTTCATTGATCGTTATACCCGCCGTCGTATGCGGACAGTAGACGATAACAGCGCCGCTGGAAACATCGTTTTCTGAGATGAATCTTTGGACGTCATTTGTGATATCAAGCATTTCATCGCGCCGGTTTGTTTGAATCTGTATTTTTTTCAACATACGAATCCGCTCCTTTCTTGGCACCCTTTCTCAATTCGTTACAAATCGCCGATTTCCTGTCTGATCAAATAAACGCGCGCCTCATAGGGTCTCATCATGAAAGATGTGAGGTGCTTGTGCGCGTTGATATCCAAGTTTGACAGCAGCAGTCCGTTCGAACATAACGGATATGCGGGATGATGGTAAAACGCCTGGCGTGCGCTGAGGTTCACGATCACGATGGCGGTTTCTTCTTCAAGCTTTCGCAAGTATGCAAAAATCTGCCGATCCTCAGCCAGAAGCAGTTTATATGATCCGTCGATGAAGACGTCATACCGTTTTCTGATTGCGATTAACCGTTTATAAAAATGATAGACCGACCGGGGGTCATGCTGCTGATGAACGACATTGATCAGCTTGTAATTTTCGTTCATGCGCAGCCACGGTTCCCCTTTGGTAAAGCCGGCATTTGGCCGATCAGTCCATTGCATAGGCGTGCGCGCGTGATCCCTGCTCTTTTTCCATACCGCCTTCATGATGTCTTCGTGTGAGCGGCCCTTTTCTTTTTGAATCCGGTAATAATTTTTAATCGAGACGTCATCATAATCGTCTATATCTAAGAAAATCGCGTTTGTCATTCCGATTTCCTGCCCTTGATAAATAAACGGGGTGCCTTTCATCAAAAAATACATTGCAGCTAAGGCCTTCGCGCTGACTGTTCTGTATTTCCCGTCATCTCCCCAAACTGAAACGGCCCGGGGCTGATCATGATTTTCGATAAAAAGCGCGTTCCAGCCTTTTCCTTCAAGAGCAGATTGCCAGTTTGACAAAATCCGCTTGAGTTCGGGGATATCGGGTTCTCCGCCTTCAATATCCCAAAGCCCGAGGTGTTCAAATTGAAAAATCATGCTGAATATACCGTTTGGTTCTCCAACCCAGTCCTCCGCTTCTTCAGCGCTGACACCGTTTGCTTCGCCGACTGTCATGATATGTGGATACCCGGCGAACGTATTCTCTTTTACATCCTGCAATAACGCCATAATCCCTTCGACATTCATATGATAAGCAAATGAAGGCACGAAAGGGCGCCCTTCCGGATTCGGCAGATCCGGCAGCCCTTCTTTTTTCTTAATGTGCGAAATCGCGTCAACCCTGAATCCGTCGATTCCTTTTTGAAGCCACCAGTTGATCATGTCATAAAGAGCGCTTCGCATATCACTGTTTTCCCAATTCAGATCAGGCTGCTTTTCGTGAAAAAGGTGCAGATAATATTGCTCTGTTTTTTCGTCATAAGTCCAGGCTGAGCCGCCGAATATGCTTTCCCAGTTGTTCGGTTCGCTTCCGTCCTTTCCGTCATGCCAAATATACCAGTCCCGTTTCCCGGAATTCCGCTCTGCTCTTGATTCGATAAACCAAGGATGTTCATCGCTCGTATGATTGATGACAAGATCGATGATCAGTTTCATTCCGAGCTGATGCGCTTCAGTTAATAGTTCGTCAAAGTCGTCCATCGTGCCAAATTCCGGCATGATGCTTTGATAATCCCTGATGTCGTAGCCGTTATCTGCATTGGGAGAATCAAAGACCGGACAAATCCAAATGGCATCTGCCCCGAGCTCCCTGATATACGGAAGCTTCTCTCTGATCCCGTTGATATCTCCGACGCCATCCCCGTTCGAATCCATAAAACTGCGCGGATACACTTGATAAACGACTGCCTCTTTCCACCATGCCCTTGCCATTCAAACACCCCTTGTTGTGAAGACATTATGATATATGAATAAAATATTTTTAGACTCCGAACATAAACATCCTATAAACTTTGATATACCAACGATTATACGTTTCTCAATACTAAATATGCTTTGCGGACTATAAATCCTTTGAAGACAGCAAGGGTGACGGCAAGAGTAGGTGAAAGAAGCTTTAATCCTTTTGAAACGGAGCATCTGTTAATACAGAATATGTAAAGCATAAATTACAGTTGCTTTTTTACCTATCGGTAAGTAAAATAAATATATAGATTATGCTAAGGATGATTTCAATGAAAAAGAAAATGAACACCCAAGATGCGATTGTTGAAGCAGCATTTACTCTTATTGCCCGACACGGCCTAAAAGGCACGAGCCTTTCAATGATTGCATCGGAAGTCGGCATTTCTAAACCGGCTATTTACTATTATTTCCCTTCTAAAGAAGAGCTTATCGATTATCTATTTCACATCGTATTTGATGATCACAATTTCTCTGAATATTTTTCAATCAATAAGTACACGAAGGAGAACTTTAAAAAACGATTAATAACAGACGGCGTACGCTATTTTGAAGAGTATAAACATAACTCTCCTGCTTTAAAAGTGGTACACGAGTTTGTTTTAAGTGCAGCACAAAAACCAAGATATGAGAAAAAGCTTAAATCTATCATGGAACAATTCTTAGAAGGTTTTGAAGCATTGCTTTCCTACGGTGTCGAACTCGGTGTCATCTCTTCTAAAAACACCAAAGTGAATGCACACTCCCTTGCC
Coding sequences within it:
- a CDS encoding methyl-accepting chemotaxis protein — its product is MAESLSSLISVIQTSVENVASSSEQLTASADQTSKATEHITSAIEQFSNGNESQNEKVEISAQQLTDMNSRLHEMSKVSASITESSIQSTDIAGTGGELVQKTVGQMNSIDHSVKQAESVVKGLESKSKDITAILRVINGIADQTNLLALNAAIEAARAGEAGRGFSVVAEEVRKLAEQSASSAKEIEALIQEIVNEIGKSLDMFRDVNREVQSGLTITDETDTSFKQIYDMTNEIAGKLQTMNAAVEELSEGSQQVAGAVEEIADVSRESSGSIQDIAASAEEQLASMEEISSSAATLEQMAEELRDLTKKFKID
- a CDS encoding methyl-accepting chemotaxis protein; protein product: MAESLRSLISVIQSSVDNVASSSEELHASAAQTSKATEHITMAIEQFSDGNESQKEKVEASSHQLNEMNNGLYDMSKTSAAITDASLKSTEIAGKGEELVQKTVGQMNSIDRSVKQAEAVVKGLEAKSKDITSILRVINGIADQTNLLALNAAIEAARAGESGRGFSVVAEEVRKLAAQSADSAKEIEHLIQEIVKEIDNSLNMFKSVNHEVQSGLRITDETETSFKTIYDMTNDIAGKLQTMNAAVEQLTQGSRQVAGAVEEIADVSRESSASIQDIAASAEEQLASMEEISASSTTLAELAEELRDLTQKFKIE
- a CDS encoding methyl-accepting chemotaxis protein, giving the protein MADSLRSLISTIQESVDNVASSSEQLTASADQTSKATEHITLAIERFSSGAESQSEKVEESSQRLSQMNEKLNEIAGVSESITESSGKSTEIAETGGELVQQTVGQMNSINRSVKQAEQVVKGLEAKSKDITAILRVINGIADQTNLLALNAAIEAARAGESGRGFSVVAEEVRKLAAQSAGSAKEIEALIQDIVKEIEHSLNMFKSVNQEVQSGLEITEETESSFKHIYDMTNEIAGKLQTMNAAVEHLSTGSHEISDAVEEIADVSRESSAGIQDIAASAEEQLASMEEISSSAATLEQMAEELRDLTKKFKI
- a CDS encoding protein-glutamine gamma-glutamyltransferase produces the protein MISVSGYRLRPEDIEKLNVSQTQRDIANRMLAMPSGYRYGSISELLFELRFREHTVKSARELINSGAKFATFSKTYGNEEFWRVTPEGALELKYRAPASKAIRNIFESGPSYAFECATAIVIIFYMALLKTIGDQTFDRNYQRIILYDWHYERLPIYTDKGNDYLPGDCLYFKNPEFDPSRPQWRGENAILLENNLYAAHGLGILSGETIIEKLNGLRKPHAQTSAYLLSQVTRVDIPALIQMIR
- a CDS encoding nitronate monooxygenase, whose product is MNQFMERLSLSKPVVQAPMAGGPTTPRLAAAVSDCGGLGSLASGYLTPEVLQQQILETKKLTSAGFQVNLFIPEKRETVTREEYERWQEKIPLARSASPVTDEKQDWDDFYEKIEIILKEGISAVSFTFGPPPADAVKELKNRNCCLMGTAVSVEEAVLLEELGMDVIIVQGSEAGGHRGAFLKTKGEPAVGSMALIPQAADHVSVPVIAAGGIFDKRGVAAAFALGAQGVQIGTAFLTCEESGTHPAYKQKLFEAVETDTSLTRLFSGKPARGIVNQWMEDRRQEEAEALPYPLQNTLTQPMRKQAKLDGNTDNMSLWAGQSVRATVEQTTVKELMDQLVPADVLSDHLN
- a CDS encoding secondary thiamine-phosphate synthase enzyme YjbQ codes for the protein MLKKIQIQTNRRDEMLDITNDVQRFISENDVSSGAVIVYCPHTTAGITINENADPDVKRDMLRRFDEVYPWEHELDRHMEGNTAAHLKASTVGASQHMIIEGGRLVLGTWQGIYFCEFDGPRHRTCYFKILAD
- a CDS encoding glycoside hydrolase family 13 protein, translating into MARAWWKEAVVYQVYPRSFMDSNGDGVGDINGIREKLPYIRELGADAIWICPVFDSPNADNGYDIRDYQSIMPEFGTMDDFDELLTEAHQLGMKLIIDLVINHTSDEHPWFIESRAERNSGKRDWYIWHDGKDGSEPNNWESIFGGSAWTYDEKTEQYYLHLFHEKQPDLNWENSDMRSALYDMINWWLQKGIDGFRVDAISHIKKKEGLPDLPNPEGRPFVPSFAYHMNVEGIMALLQDVKENTFAGYPHIMTVGEANGVSAEEAEDWVGEPNGIFSMIFQFEHLGLWDIEGGEPDIPELKRILSNWQSALEGKGWNALFIENHDQPRAVSVWGDDGKYRTVSAKALAAMYFLMKGTPFIYQGQEIGMTNAIFLDIDDYDDVSIKNYYRIQKEKGRSHEDIMKAVWKKSRDHARTPMQWTDRPNAGFTKGEPWLRMNENYKLINVVHQQHDPRSVYHFYKRLIAIRKRYDVFIDGSYKLLLAEDRQIFAYLRKLEEETAIVIVNLSARQAFYHHPAYPLCSNGLLLSNLDINAHKHLTSFMMRPYEARVYLIRQEIGDL
- a CDS encoding TetR/AcrR family transcriptional regulator, yielding MKKKMNTQDAIVEAAFTLIARHGLKGTSLSMIASEVGISKPAIYYYFPSKEELIDYLFHIVFDDHNFSEYFSINKYTKENFKKRLITDGVRYFEEYKHNSPALKVVHEFVLSAAQKPRYEKKLKSIMEQFLEGFEALLSYGVELGVISSKNTKVNAHSLALIIDNLGNFMILGIEMDYKKVWETAVSNVMKGSERF